DNA sequence from the Coffea eugenioides isolate CCC68of chromosome 9, Ceug_1.0, whole genome shotgun sequence genome:
AAATCCTTTTGGATTCAGTAAGATCAAAGGGGGTAAGGTGTGATATGTTGGGAAGTTTCAAAGTGAAATTTTACCTTGATCTAGAGCGGAATCTGATAATAATTCACTTTGGGCAGAACTTTCACTACTTTTAGCCATTTTTGTGTCATACTAGTCTAGCCATCCTACCGTGAAGTTAGACATGCTAACAGTAGCCCTTGGATGATCAAATGTAAAGGCCTGACCTATACCGGTCATGCagagtttttatttttacttccTCGGCCAGGATTTATATAACTTTGGATCATGTTTTGCCTTATTGGGGACAAGTTTTTGGCTCAAGGCTTGTGATTTCATCTTTGTTGACTCGACAGGTAAACGAAGATTAAACGACCTTTTGCTTCAAAGAGATAATCGTGTTTGTGCAGATTGTTCCGCTCCTGACCCTAAATGGGCGTAAGTCTTTGCAGCTAGATACCTTCAATTTCTGGTAGTTACTACAGTACTAATTTTTTCGGCTTGCAAATATTAGGTGTAATAAAGTTTATCCGATATTTGCACCTTATATATTTCATTTTACATATTACCCGTTAGCTTGTGTTCTAATTTGTTTTCATCTTTTTTGCTCATGTTCATCCTTTTATCTTACTATGCTGTGAAGAAGTTATAGTTGCACGCAACAAAGAGTAGGTTTGCCTGTGAGAGCAGTGACATCTTCATTTTTCCTAAAACTCCATTGCTTTTCTGTGCAGTTAATGATTGTCTATAGTCTTtgaaatgaaagtcaacatgCTTACAGCCTTGTGACTAAAATCCTAGATCCCATTGCCCAAAACCAAAGTTATTTTAACTTGTGTACTTACACATGAACTGAAGATAACAGAGGCTCTAAAATAAAAGTCAGCATGATTGCTGTCTCGTTGCTTATCTTGTTTAAGTACATAGGGAGAAAGAATTGATCTTTGATCACATTGTCCAGAACCTATAATTTCTATTCAGCAATTTGAACTTCTGGTGCCTGATATGATGGTGTCATACCCATTATCGTTTTATATGTAAAGGGAGAGGAAGGAGTGCGGTGTAAACTTTTTTGGTcactttttgtttttccttatttATCCTCCCACTAAAATGCTAATTGGCAGAAACCTCCAATTAACTGCCAATAATtctatttccttttttgtttaacaacacaccaaaaaaaaaaaatcgcacTACACAACCTAATAAAAGCTTTTAATAATTGCTTATTGTTTTTCCTTATAATTGTTCTTTTAATTTGCACACACATAGGGTGTGCATTTCCCACTAGTATGTAATTATACAGccatttttttctttgggaAAAAATGTAATTTGAAGTTTCTTCTGCTGGAATAATCTTGGTACACTGCATCTTTTTACCTCTCTTTATCGCTATTGTcgtcttcattttattttcccaGCTAGAGATATGTGTTAAATTCTCTACTCCACAGTATCTTTGGCTGAAGTTAACCTCATGATTTTTGGATGTTTTTTCTCCTAGCTGCAAATGGATGTGGCCTTGGTCAAAGTAATGATCATACTTAATCTCAGAGATTCTCCTTTACTGGGAACAAGGAATCTGTTGAGGCTTTGTTTTATGTGTGTtctcttttgtttccaaaataatttcattttggcACGAATTTGTTTGCTTCGAAATGCCATAAATCCTCAACTAGACTGGTGAAAATCAATTTTCCTAGGTGGCCTGAATTTTGGCATAAGCATGTCATAGTTTTGCTTCCCAGTTCAAAAGTAGGTACTTGACTAACAGTATTAGTATGACCACACCAGATTAACAAATCTAGCTTTTCCCCCAAGGAAGGGGGATGTCATTCAGCTGAATGGCTTCAAGGTTGTTCTTATGTTTTAGATGGAACCTCGGAGTGTTAAATGCTAAATGTTTTAGGATCTTAATATCAACTGTAGAACAGTATACTTTTGTTTGAAGCCACATGTGATTCATGTGCCTAGGATAGAGGTCCCTATCCATCTCCAATTGGAGAATGTCATGGCAGCAACCCCAATAACATATTCGTAATGGTTATAGACTTCTAGTATTATAGATTGGACAGGGTAACCTAGTCTGAATAAACTTATTCGGCTCTCCAATTTAGCATCCCACTTTTATGATTGGCTTACACCTTTTATGTCAAAACTAGCAATTAAGACGAATCTATGGACCAACTTTTACCGGTTCTTCTTGACCAGTTTTTTTCCAGACAAAATTAATCCAATGGTATCTGGTAACAAAAGTAACCTAGCAGAGCACGCTAAATTTTTTCTCGGTTATATGAGTCTAATTATTTAGAGATTTTCCTATCCGTTTTGTTTGTGTTCTCCTTTCCACGGATATTCAGATTGTATAATGACTTTTCAGGTCGGCCAATATTGGAGTTTTCATATGCTTGAAGTGCTGTGGTGTTCACAGGAGCCTTGGTTCACATATCTCAAAGGTAATTGCTCTTGATACATTTCTTTTCCTCCTCTCTGGAGACAGATAATATATAAAAAGCTCAACCGTGATACACTAGAAACATCCCAAAATGTTCAGTTGTGCACGAAAACAAACACCTCCTGAAACCAGACAACGTGAGATATCGAGTGAATGTCTTTTGGAGAAAAGTCactttttgttgtttgttataATATATTCAATGATCCAACTAGTTAATGCTAAAAGAGGCTTGACAAATGAATCTGTTTATCAATTAAAAGGGGAAGGTTTTCAGCTCTGAGATTGGTTGTTTTCagtctccttttttttttttcccaaaaacgAGTATCTTAATTGCTAGCATGATTGGCTACATAGTGGTACCAAGTTGGATGTACAGTTCTAAAGTcctatattttgaaaaatttgtgaTATTCTGGTCATTAATTTACTGTCTAAGGTTTTCCCATTGCTCCAAGAGTAATGGTCCTAGTAAATCTTCCTCACTGATTTTGATGGAAATATTTAGACGTAATGCCATGTCAAAAGTAAAAAGGGCTACGAAACATGGTAATCACAGATGGCAGGAAGACCATAAAAAGGTTCTGATTCTTCTTCAGGAGTAGGTTAAGTTTCACTCTTGCTACTTGGTTTTGCAATTTTACTTAAATCAATTTTCATGGATGCCAAGAAAGGATCCTCTTTCTTTTTGGTTGGAGATACACTGTTTAAGTAACAGCCTCTGGAAAGCTTCATTTGGTCACTTCCACAGATGTAATTTTTCTGGAACAATAATCAATCAAGAAAATAATTACCTGATTCTCTTTAAATCACTTTTGTCCAAGCTATTTTATAAAACATTACATAGAGGTTTACATGGTTTGTTTTATGACCAAAAAACTCCCTTGAGAGTAACAAATAAATAATGAACTTCCTTTGGACAAAGTTTGAGCTGAATAAAACTTCTGAATAAAGCTTCAGAAGCCATTTGTGTGATGAATTTTTTCCTTAGGTTGAAAACAGTGGTTTGGGTCTTTTTCTTTCATAGCTTAGTCTCTTGTCAAACAGGAATACTAACAGATCTTTGGTCTGTCAAAGCTTTAAATCTCTCTGACTATCACATGCAGGTTTTATCCGTGACCTTAGATGAATGGTCTGATGACGAAATTGAGTCGATGATTGAGGTTGGAGGAAATGCTTCTGCAAATTCTATCTATGAAGCTTATATTCCTGAAGGAATCTCAAAGCCTGGACCAGATGCCACCCATGATGCACGTTCAAAATTCATTAGGTTAGGGAATATTTAAAGATATCAATTTGTATTTACTATCTATTTATTGAAGCCTTTTTTCATGTTAATTCAAGATATTTTGGTGATACCAGCTGGAGAACCCTTTTTGTTTCTCAACTGATATGAACTTGGTCTGGctcttaaatgttttatttatttatttatttattttatagtTGTTTAGCTAGATTACTCTGATTAGATCTACAAATAGATAAAAACAGTTGACACATGGAGGCAACGTTTCTGCTgggcacttcatttttttttttaattttcatttttctctcaaTTTTGTAGGTCTAAGTATGAACGTcaagaatttctgaaaccgaGTTTGCGTATCTTGTCAGCTCCAAAGTCGAGCTCTCTCCAAACAAGTCTTTCCAGAAAGATTATGTCTACCTTCAGAAGTGCAAGTTCATCACATGCCTCAGTAGGTTTTCCTAACTTGGTCGATGTGTCGATTTTTGTCCATCTAATATCTAAACTAGAATGGATTTCTAAAGCTAATGAAGTATTAGTAATGCTGCAAGTGCAACTTACTTGATGATCTCTTTCTTCTTGACATACTATTGTTGATGAAAAAGCTTTCTTTCATCCTGCCTAAATGTAATTGTGCCTTGAATAGCATTTACCATCTAAAGGTTTGGATCAGAAACAATTTCTGTTCCTCTCACATTGGTGTTTCTGCTTAAATATTTGCaaaggaaaattgaaatttttgatatGATTAGAAAGAACCTATAGTTTTTTATGCGTAAAAGTTGCAAATGACAAATGACTGCAGTTGTTCTTCTAAATGCTTCTGAAAAATATTAAGAAAGTTAACGATTTGTACATCAAAGTCACTCGAGATTGCATGATGGTAGTTGAAGCTTTATGTATGAATATAACGTTCTTAACATAAAAAGTATACTCTGCAACTTGATATGGATCGTTTGGCAGCCAAACCTTTTAGCTCGTATTTGTTCTAATTGAAAGTGGATGATTCAGAAGCTGTCATAGGACTACCATAAAGCACATTCTTATTGGTTTTAGTTTGTGAACACTTTCAATATTCTTCTTGTTTCCAGAATTATCTTCTTTGCCGTTTTATTTTAGATATTGCAATCAAGGCACAGTAACACTTTCCTATCAATTTTCATAAGATGATCATTCACACAATATGAAATAAGAATGTAACATTTCTTGGATTAATAAATCATGACATGataaattgtggttaaattcttattttattttgtgaaagttATGAGCAGATTATGAGCTCTTTGGAGTTAATTTTAGTTCATTAATGTATTATGGGCAAATCATATTCTGTCAATCTTGCGAATTTTTGGTCTACAGTCTCGGAATTTCGGTTTAATATTTGGCAAGGTATCGACGATGCCATTTTGAAGTAAGTGGATAATGAGTCTACTGGCAATTCTGGTCCTTAAAACTTGCACTGTCTGAAAACAAATTGGTTAACCAAAATGCATTGGAAACCTTGTTTATGTTCTATTGACATTCTCCCAAGTTTACAATCTCTTGTTTACCTCTTTTGTTATACTTGTATCCTTGGATGTGTTGTTTCTTGTAATTTGTACTGCATgaagggagggagggagggagggagggagagagagagagagagagagtgcaGAAACAGGAGAGGTGTGAGAGATAAAGGGATAGAGAAAGTTTGCAAGTATAGTTCTATTTCTCTTCCAGCTCAGTTAAGTTGGACATGACAACATTGGAATTGAACAAAAAGACACCAAAAGGTTGTGCAcacaaatttttaatttggatttagtactttttattttattttattttatttttttaacattCGTTGGATCTGAATGGAAAAAATTAACCATTCCATACTATTTCTAACTTTTTTTCTCATGAATTGGATCAAAATAATGAATGTTTATAGCTAGCATATCAAACACATCTGACTTCTCTAACAGGAACTTGGTCCAAATATTTTAGCTTATTAAGGGCTTTCTCATTCTTCTTCGTTTCTTAAACAAATGCAATCGGTGTGCCATTGCTAGTTGCAAATGTCAGGGTATAGTATTATCCAGATGAAGTATATGATAATTATGTTTTAAATTCTTCAAATTATCCGAGGTGCAAGATAATTATTCTTTAATCTTTTACATGGTCCCTTTCTAGTTACTAATGCTATAGAGATTTACCAAATTAAAAGTGGCAATTCGATTAAGGTAAGTactttgaaattttggaatcttttaatcaCTATTAGAGATTGTCAGGATATAGAATAGTAACCATTAGAGTGCTGACTGCAATCTAATGGTTTATGTGACCACTGCCTTTGTTGTAGCATTTGTGAGTGACAACATTCCTCTTTCATGTCCATAGTGGTTCAGAAGGATGCTTtccttttgtgttttttttcccCTATTTCCACCCCATGAAAAAGAATACATGTTAGTTCAGTTGAAAGTTAATATCTAATGGTTCTCTTTATAGTCAACCTGTGAACAGGATTCAAGTGGTCTGCCTTTTGGTGGTTTGTGTGACACTAATCTGCAGCTGATATTGAGTGTGTGACAGGAAGGTATGGTGGAGTTTATTGGGATGTTGAAGATTAAGGTAGTCAAAGGCACAAATTTAGCTATCCGAGATATGCTGTCAAGTGATCCATATGTTGTCCTGACTCTTGGACAACAGGTTGGTTGCTCTCTGTTCCTTTTGGATTTTTGTGACTGAAGAATATCATGTTAAAGCTTGTGAGTGTTTCCAGACTATTCAATGTATGATCATGCAGTAGTTTATCCCATTTCATTATGATATCACAGAATGTGTTGTACTTAATGTTGCAACTTGTCTGGATCAGACAATCTTGTTTATTCCTTGCTACTTGATGAATATGATGGTGCCAATTTCTTACTTGTATACATATATTTTTGGAAGGAAATAAAAGCGATGGTTCTTTACTATATTTTCATTTAGAATACAGTGTATGTTCGATTTCTGAAAAAGTCAGATGCTAaatgcttttttctttttttcttttcctcccaATGTTTTCTGTGATTGATAATGCACTTATCACCTCAGATCTTAAGGGTATTCTTTTACCGTTTcaattttgtcttttggttaaTAGAAGGCTCAAACAGCTGTTGTAAAGAGCAACTTGAATCCAGTTTGGAATGAGGAACTCATGCTTTCTGTTCCTCAAAATTATGGAGCTGTAAAGATGGTAATACTTATGcttgcctctctctctctctctcccgcTCCCTCCCTCCCTCATTGTTATACCTTTTTTCTACTGTACAGCTTCAAATGGTATACAAATATCATAAATTTACTTTATTTACAAAATTCCTATAAATCTTCTTTCAACTCCatatatattttcaaatatcataaattactttatttacttttgtttcttGCTGTTTTGTGCTGCTTATATTTCTGGGAAAGGTCTGTAGTAAGGTGGCTTAATTTCCTTCAAGCTGTCTGTCATTGTTCTTCAAGTTACTAGTCATGCGTGCGTCACATGATTGTTTTTTCAATGCTCTTATTCTCTCAAACTCATGAATCATTGTACATGTACATTGAAGTTGTTTCCAATTCAGTTCATTCTGAAAGTGGGACATTTGTTCTGGAGTTTGATAGAAAGGGATGCATATCAGGCAGAATTTGTTGACAATGGAGTTATAATTCCTTCTCAAAGTCCATGTGGCCACTAGACCATACTTGTTGCCCATGTTTTGCCGCCATTATGTCTATTGTTATTATTGTTCGATGAGGTGGAATGTATGTGAACAGGCAGATGATGTACATTTTTATACTTCCACGTGCTTATTCTTTAAAAATAGTTTGTATTCCCGCTCTTAAGCTGATGTTCTAAGTGTGTAAATAAATTTCTCTGCCATTTGTATGTAAATAAACTTTTCTGCCATTAGTTGCTTTATCTTTATGACACTTCCCATACAACTTGTGCAAAGAAGCCTTATTACATTTGCTGATGACATCTGAGTGTTAGTTTTTATAATTTCCATTTAAGCGGTAAGAATAACTTCAATTGTTTATCCAGgtcaaaagtgaaaaataatgaaattagTGTGGTTGTGTTAAAGGATGAGTGAGCAGCGAAAAACTGTGTTTAAATAGGGTCATTAAATCGAATAAAAATAGGAAAGTTGTGATAAGGAATTGGTCTCTGGTGTCTTAATTCTTCCAGCAAGGGTTTTTCGCTTTATCTTGTCATTTgttcattccattattttttacttacattttttttctgcTTTGTGACTGCAGCAAGTGTATGATCATGATACATTTTCTGCTGATGACATAATGGGGGAAGCTGAAATTGATATCCAGCCAATGATAACCTCTGCAATGGCATTTGGAGATGCTGGGATGTTTCAAAACATGCAGATTGGGAAATGGCTGAAATCAAATGACAATGCTCTGATAGAAGATAGCACTGTAAACATAATTGACGGAAAGGTGAAACAAGCTGTATCACTCAAGCTGCAGAATGTAGAATCTGGGGAAATAGAACTAGAACTAGAGTGGATTCCGCTTGATCAATAGGTGTACATAATTTATTCTCTCCTGTTTGCATTCCAAAATGAACATACAGTAACGAATCACTTTTTGTTCAGAAATACACCATGAACACTTTGTATTTGTTGTATCTTGACTTTAAGTTTTGATCCTGGAAATATTTTAGAAAGTTCTTTTCATAAGCGGATCAAACAAGGACAGCATGTTCAATTTGAGCTCATACTGGCAAATAAAACATCTAATTCAACTGTTAATTTTCCACTTTGTCTTCAAGTATAATAAAGTGTTCAAATTGTGTTTCTGTACTGATAATATGTTGAAGTGTGCTATCATGGATTTTATGGTAGGAACCATTGAGACATCAAGAACTTGCTAAATACATGAGAAAACAAGCACTGTAATACAATCTTAGTTCAGGCAAGTTACTTGAAGCATATTGCAGATGATATGACATGGATTACATTCACATTATGGGGCTAATACCTACTATTGCATATATGACTCTCTCCTGATTTATTCATACATTTTTAGCTTTTCATGATGGCTTATTTTGGTTTGTATGAGATAGCATGTGGATACTATGTTATTAGTTTATGAGATGCCTCTGGATTCAGGCATATATGATAGATGGGAGAATATAATTATTTTGACAAATAGTTGTAGATAAGTGAATTTTATGGTGTACTGAATACACA
Encoded proteins:
- the LOC113783865 gene encoding ADP-ribosylation factor GTPase-activating protein AGD12-like, producing MSYRQSAPGRPTSGKRRLNDLLLQRDNRVCADCSAPDPKWASANIGVFICLKCCGVHRSLGSHISKVLSVTLDEWSDDEIESMIEVGGNASANSIYEAYIPEGISKPGPDATHDARSKFIRSKYERQEFLKPSLRILSAPKSSSLQTSLSRKIMSTFRSASSSHASEGMVEFIGMLKIKVVKGTNLAIRDMLSSDPYVVLTLGQQKAQTAVVKSNLNPVWNEELMLSVPQNYGAVKMQVYDHDTFSADDIMGEAEIDIQPMITSAMAFGDAGMFQNMQIGKWLKSNDNALIEDSTVNIIDGKVKQAVSLKLQNVESGEIELELEWIPLDQ